From the genome of Kluyveromyces lactis strain NRRL Y-1140 chromosome F complete sequence:
TGGTCTTTTGTAAGAAGTTGTCGAAGGATACGAACTCATACGGTCTAACGTTCGATTTCGAGAGTTGTCCCCCGTAACTGTGTTCGAATTCTTGTTGTATATCTGCCAAGTATGAGAATGCCAAATTACGTGGATAGTTCCTTTCTGCGACCACAATATAGACCACGGTGTTCAATCTGATATAATGGATCTCGAAATCACCACTTTCCACTGTAGCCTCGTTTGCTGACGTCGGAGTGAATCTTGATATTAGGatcttcaccttcttcttttgctcTTGTAAACTGGGATCAGTGTCATCATCCACTGAGGCACACAATGGTAACCCATCTTCTCTGAAAATCAACGTAGAACGAATCATGCCCGTGCCTATTGCCTTGTAAATCACTTGCTAAAACTGAAAGATCGTTCAGTGCTTGGTACAGGGCAATACGTTTTCTAATTTGCTGAAGTTTCATTCATTAGTGATGGAAACTTGGTTTTGATTCGATTGATTTCATTCCATGTTGA
Proteins encoded in this window:
- the SEC22 gene encoding SNAP receptor SEC22 (similar to uniprot|P22214 Saccharomyces cerevisiae YLR268W SEC22 R-SNARE protein assembles into SNARE complex with Bet1p Bos1p and Sed5p cycles between the ER and Golgi complex involved in anterograde and retrograde transport between the ER and Golgi synaptobrevin homolog) is translated as MIRSTLIFREDGLPLCASVDDDTDPSLQEQKKKVKILISRFTPTSANEATVESGDFEIHYIRLNTVVYIVVAERNYPRNLAFSYLADIQQEFEHSYGGQLSKSNVRPYEFVSFDNFLQKTKKVYNDKRVQGNMDQLNQDLKGVKQIMTKNIEDLLYRGDSLDKMSDMSASLRQDAKKYRASAQKINFDLLISQYAPIAIIAFFFVFLLWWMFLR